A single Caretta caretta isolate rCarCar2 chromosome 2, rCarCar1.hap1, whole genome shotgun sequence DNA region contains:
- the NUP42 gene encoding nucleoporin NUP42 isoform X1, giving the protein MTICHFFLQGRCRFGERCWNEHPRGGGRSGPAAPPSQGTGRGGWGAHNQRYTNVVQPSNFSKPTTWGGSRDDGKAFFGPSSDYGAPGSGNKSSGFSQNRFSALSSEQNIGSSYKDEEEKLLEGIIKDMEVWESSGQWMFSCYSPMKEKPNVSGFPDFSPEELHLEYYNCRTNNNIQNYINSVQQLVNRWRNRLLELKTLNTSTKAALVSELKNVVNQPLPAFGFGGQQTSTFGSSSFPLSSSSSNRSASNSSFKSNIELVSASSASTTAFGSSSMVPDPSALGVTSSSRSAPSIAFGSQPASSAASFSFKKPETVGGFGASGFSGFGSSSALNLSSTTSLPAFGAANAAVAAPASESGNSLFGQSVSAFGYNVAPAPPAATSIVTSDKLFTPKTDLSPEELKQFEAKKFTLGKIPIKPPPIELLNV; this is encoded by the exons ATGACCATCTGCCACTTCTTCCTGCAGGGCCGCTGCCGCTTCGGCGAGAGGTGCTGGAACGAGCATCCCCGCGGCGGGGGCCGCTCGGGCCCGGCCGCGCCGCCCTCCCAGG GTACTGGCAGAGGAGGGTGGGGTGCCCATAACCAGAGATACACCAACGTTGTCCAACCTTCTAACTTTTCTAAACCCACTACATGGGGTGGCAGCAGAGATGATGGAAAGGCATTTTTTGGACCCTCTAGTGACTATGGTGCACCAGGCAGTGGCAATAAAAGTTCAGGATTTTCTCAAAACAGATTCTCTGCATTAAGCTCTGAGCAAAATATTGGCAGTAGCTACAAAGATGAAGAGGAGAAGCTTCT TGAAGGCATAATAAAGGACATGGAAGTGTGGGAATCTTCAGGACAGTGGATGTTCTCCTGTTACTCACCTATGAAAGAAAAGCCTAACGTCTCAG GTTTTCCAGACTTCTCACCAGAAGAGTTGCATCTTGAATACTATAACTGCAGAACAAACAATAATATTCAGAACTAt ATAAATTCAGTCCAGCAATTAGTAAACCGATGGAGAAATAGGTTGCTTGAGCTGAAGACTCTAAATACATCTACCAAAGCAGCATTG GTATCTGAACTGAAAAATGTGGTTAATCAACCATTGCCTGCCTTTGGATTTGGTGGACAACAAACATCAACCTTTGGATCATCAA GCTTtccactcagcagcagcagcagcaataggAGTGCCAGCAATTCCTCCTTTAAATCAAATATTGAACTTGTCAGTGCATCCTCTGCAAGCACCACTGCATTTGGAAGCTCTTCTATGGTTCCAGACCCTTCAGCTTTGGGTGTGACATCTTCCTCAAGATCAGCCCCTTCCATTGCCTTTGGCAGCCAACCAGCTTCATCTGCAGcctctttttcatttaaaaagcctGAAACTGTGGGTGGTTTTGGAGCTTCTGGATTTTCAGGGTTTGGCAGTTCCTCTGCTCTAAACTTGTCAAGCACAACCTcacttccagcctttggagcTGCTAATGCAGCAGTTGCTGCCCCTGCCTCAGAATCAGGTAACTCTTTATTTGGACAGTCTGTTAGTGCCTTTGGATATAATGTAgcaccagcacctcctgcagccACAAGCATTGTTACATCAGATAAGTTATTCACACCAAAGACTGATCTGTCACCTGAAGAGTTGAAGCAGTTTGAAGCAAAGAAGTTTACACTAGGAAAGATTCCTATAAAGCCACCACCAATAGagcttttaaatgtttga
- the NUP42 gene encoding nucleoporin NUP42 isoform X3: protein MEVWESSGQWMFSCYSPMKEKPNVSGFPDFSPEELHLEYYNCRTNNNIQNYINSVQQLVNRWRNRLLELKTLNTSTKAALVSELKNVVNQPLPAFGFGGQQTSTFGSSSFPLSSSSSNRSASNSSFKSNIELVSASSASTTAFGSSSMVPDPSALGVTSSSRSAPSIAFGSQPASSAASFSFKKPETVGGFGASGFSGFGSSSALNLSSTTSLPAFGAANAAVAAPASESGNSLFGQSVSAFGYNVAPAPPAATSIVTSDKLFTPKTDLSPEELKQFEAKKFTLGKIPIKPPPIELLNV, encoded by the exons ATGGAAGTGTGGGAATCTTCAGGACAGTGGATGTTCTCCTGTTACTCACCTATGAAAGAAAAGCCTAACGTCTCAG GTTTTCCAGACTTCTCACCAGAAGAGTTGCATCTTGAATACTATAACTGCAGAACAAACAATAATATTCAGAACTAt ATAAATTCAGTCCAGCAATTAGTAAACCGATGGAGAAATAGGTTGCTTGAGCTGAAGACTCTAAATACATCTACCAAAGCAGCATTG GTATCTGAACTGAAAAATGTGGTTAATCAACCATTGCCTGCCTTTGGATTTGGTGGACAACAAACATCAACCTTTGGATCATCAA GCTTtccactcagcagcagcagcagcaataggAGTGCCAGCAATTCCTCCTTTAAATCAAATATTGAACTTGTCAGTGCATCCTCTGCAAGCACCACTGCATTTGGAAGCTCTTCTATGGTTCCAGACCCTTCAGCTTTGGGTGTGACATCTTCCTCAAGATCAGCCCCTTCCATTGCCTTTGGCAGCCAACCAGCTTCATCTGCAGcctctttttcatttaaaaagcctGAAACTGTGGGTGGTTTTGGAGCTTCTGGATTTTCAGGGTTTGGCAGTTCCTCTGCTCTAAACTTGTCAAGCACAACCTcacttccagcctttggagcTGCTAATGCAGCAGTTGCTGCCCCTGCCTCAGAATCAGGTAACTCTTTATTTGGACAGTCTGTTAGTGCCTTTGGATATAATGTAgcaccagcacctcctgcagccACAAGCATTGTTACATCAGATAAGTTATTCACACCAAAGACTGATCTGTCACCTGAAGAGTTGAAGCAGTTTGAAGCAAAGAAGTTTACACTAGGAAAGATTCCTATAAAGCCACCACCAATAGagcttttaaatgtttga
- the NUP42 gene encoding nucleoporin NUP42 isoform X2, translating into MKRRSFFNCPLSLLFHYFYSIWTSQSFLYEGIIKDMEVWESSGQWMFSCYSPMKEKPNVSGFPDFSPEELHLEYYNCRTNNNIQNYINSVQQLVNRWRNRLLELKTLNTSTKAALVSELKNVVNQPLPAFGFGGQQTSTFGSSSFPLSSSSSNRSASNSSFKSNIELVSASSASTTAFGSSSMVPDPSALGVTSSSRSAPSIAFGSQPASSAASFSFKKPETVGGFGASGFSGFGSSSALNLSSTTSLPAFGAANAAVAAPASESGNSLFGQSVSAFGYNVAPAPPAATSIVTSDKLFTPKTDLSPEELKQFEAKKFTLGKIPIKPPPIELLNV; encoded by the exons ATGAAGAGGAGAAGCTTCT TTAATTGTCCTCTATCCCTATTATTTCATTACTTCTACAGTATATGGACTAGTCAGTCTTTCCTCTA TGAAGGCATAATAAAGGACATGGAAGTGTGGGAATCTTCAGGACAGTGGATGTTCTCCTGTTACTCACCTATGAAAGAAAAGCCTAACGTCTCAG GTTTTCCAGACTTCTCACCAGAAGAGTTGCATCTTGAATACTATAACTGCAGAACAAACAATAATATTCAGAACTAt ATAAATTCAGTCCAGCAATTAGTAAACCGATGGAGAAATAGGTTGCTTGAGCTGAAGACTCTAAATACATCTACCAAAGCAGCATTG GTATCTGAACTGAAAAATGTGGTTAATCAACCATTGCCTGCCTTTGGATTTGGTGGACAACAAACATCAACCTTTGGATCATCAA GCTTtccactcagcagcagcagcagcaataggAGTGCCAGCAATTCCTCCTTTAAATCAAATATTGAACTTGTCAGTGCATCCTCTGCAAGCACCACTGCATTTGGAAGCTCTTCTATGGTTCCAGACCCTTCAGCTTTGGGTGTGACATCTTCCTCAAGATCAGCCCCTTCCATTGCCTTTGGCAGCCAACCAGCTTCATCTGCAGcctctttttcatttaaaaagcctGAAACTGTGGGTGGTTTTGGAGCTTCTGGATTTTCAGGGTTTGGCAGTTCCTCTGCTCTAAACTTGTCAAGCACAACCTcacttccagcctttggagcTGCTAATGCAGCAGTTGCTGCCCCTGCCTCAGAATCAGGTAACTCTTTATTTGGACAGTCTGTTAGTGCCTTTGGATATAATGTAgcaccagcacctcctgcagccACAAGCATTGTTACATCAGATAAGTTATTCACACCAAAGACTGATCTGTCACCTGAAGAGTTGAAGCAGTTTGAAGCAAAGAAGTTTACACTAGGAAAGATTCCTATAAAGCCACCACCAATAGagcttttaaatgtttga